The Arachidicoccus terrestris genome includes the window TGACCAACTTGGCCAAATAGCCAGGGAGGTCAGATCCGACAGTGGGTTTACAAAGAAAGATTCCCTGTATTTCTCGGCTTTCAAGAAAGACAACGCCTGGTTAAAAAAGGAATTTGAGACAAGAAAGAAATATGGCTTTCCCGTCGAGTGGCTGAGTGCCGGGGACATTCAGGACAGCTATCACATACAGCATACGCACGGAGGGATACTGTCCAAACAGGGAGGCAGTATTGACGCATTCCGCCTCACGCACGACATCCTGGCCCATAATCATAAAAAGGGCATGCCTGTTTACGACAAAACAGCTATCAGCAAAGTCATTTACCATCCGAATAAACCGAAAGCCATTACCGGATATGGCAATATCATCCGGGCCAAAACCATCATTTACTGTAACGGATATGAAAGTACGGAAATCATTAAAGACAAGTTTGTCAACTTACTATCCACTTATGCCATTGTGGGCGAAAGATTTCAGGAACATCAAAACTACTTTAAGGACCTGCTGGTCTGGAACACGGCTTCTCCCTACATCTATATGCGCCTCACAGACGATAACAGGTTGCTGATCGGCGGAGAAGACGAACCGTTTAAAGATACAGCCGAACGTGATTCACTACTTGGGCTAAAGCAGTTAAAACTGGAAAAACAGCTGAACAAAATATTACCGGCGCTTGACTATAGAACTGACTTTACCTGGGCCGGCACTTTTGGAGAGACCAAAGACGGGCTGCCCTATATAGGTGCGCACCCCAACTTCCCTTCAACTTATTTTGTATTGGGCTTTGGCGGCAATGGTATCACCTTTTCTGTTATTGGTATGGAGATGGTCGCTGCTTTTCTAAAAAAGAAAAAACATCCGTTGGCAAAATATTACCGTTTCAGGAGATAAAAGCACTTAACTGAAATTGAGTTTTTTTCGAAGACCGCCATGAGCCACCGCGATATGTTTCATTTTGTAATAGTGATATTTTTATACCGCGCTTGCCAGGTTATCTCTTCTGATTTCAAGTACCTGTAGCTTTGCCGTCAACAGTTTAATCTTCTGAATAATGGCCTGCAGGTCATTTAACCAATCTTCATTCAGCCTTTCATACATATTGATTTCACTTAAAAAGTACAGATGGGTATTAATAATATCCCTGGGGCTGTTTCCCGAAAAGACCCGCAGTAACAGACCGACCAATCCCTTGCTAATGGGATTGTCACTATCGGCAGTAAAATAGACCTTATCCTCCATCAAACTGGCCTTAATCCAGATATTACTTTTAGAGGCTTTCACCTCATGCTCCTTATCCAATTCATCGTTAGGAATAGGATCAAGATCATTGCCGACCTGAATCAGTTTTCTGAAGTAGGGAAAACGATGCTTCTTATCAGAGAACTGCTCGAATTCTTCAATGATCTTGTCCTGTATATTATCAATTTTCATATGATTCAATTTTTAGCGTAAAGAAACGGGGGATTACAAATTTAAGGTTTTATGGTTAAAGTTGACGGACTATTTGCCGGCCGTTTTCCTTCTTCCATTTTTCAAGTCTGATCATCCTATGGCCTTTGTTCCTGCGTCAGTTCGTTCCGCTCATTTAGCGGATCTCATTGTCTCTGAGACGACAGGAGGCGTTTATTCTTAAACCATGATTATGTGTAAATTTGCGCGCATATATAAAAAGCAATCATACTGAAAATAAAATATAAGCAGAAAAAGCTTTAGGTTCTTATCCTTCAAAAAACTTTTTTTAATTAATGTTTTCAATAAATTCATTGTCAATAATTAATAAAAGGCAACTGAAACATAAAAGAAGAACATCTTCCCAAATAGACTATACAATAGCTGCATTAGCGGTGCACCAAAAAAAAAGCATAAAATCTGATGAAACAGATTTTATGCTTTTGAATCTTCACTGCTAAATCATCTATTCAACCGTTTGCACGCGCAAATGAAATAAAGTCGCGAAGTCGGTCGCGCCATACGGTGCGTTAATATCGTTGCTGGCTTTGGAGAAGCTATCGTCATACCAGGGATACTGCTGTGCCAGTTTATCTTTAATACCATGCCTCAGGTCCACGACCAGATCAAAGGTTTGTCCCGGCTCCACAACACTGAAATAGCCGTTTAGGCCAATGCGTAGATTCGATGTTCCATCCGCACTTTTGTCAGCATATTCATAATGAAGGCCGCCATGATCGGCCAGCCCATTGAGGTTAACATAGCCCAGCAGCGGGTCACCGTCATCATTGACCTGACCAGTCGGTTTAACAGAACCCGATGCGACCGGTACAAAGAAGAACTGATGAATGCTGGCACCTCCTTCCGGATCACCCTCCTCCGTATATTCGCCGTTACTGGAAGAACCATCCTCACCCCTGAACGCAATCTGGAACCTGTATTGATGATCTGCATGCATCACCACGGTGGGAGTTTCTGCCTTTACGGTATCGTTCCCTTTGATCGTGTAATACTGTCCGGTTGCCCCGTCCACATATAAGGTCACAGGATCGCCGTCAGCCGTAAATACGGTGTTGATCCCACTGCCGGTGGCATGTCCCGGCGTAATGATCATTTGGGTGGATGAGATAAATTCCTGAGGGGCCACCTTTTGCCCGGTGGTGGGTGGCGTCTTTGAGCAGGCGCTAAATAACAATGCACCTGATAAAAGGCCAGCTGCCACGGTAAGAGACGTTTTCATCTTGATTTTCATTTTATATAGATTTTAAGTAAAAAAGGAGCGGTTAAAAACGGAAAGTGGCATGCAGCTGTACATTCCGCCCGATATCATCGGCGTAGTACCGAAAACGGTTCATATAATCCCGGTAGGAGGTATTCAACAGGTTTTGCACGGAAATGTCCAGCGCGAGAGATTTGTCCCCTGTACCGATCAGCCATTTTGTACCTGCCGTGATGCCAAATAAGCCATACGCGTCAGGCGGCTTTAGAAAATCACTTTCCGGCTCATATCTGTTTTGTCTGGCGACATACTGATAGCTACCCTGCAGATAGTTATCTATCCAGTGCCCGACGGCAGGTAAATTCCATTGCAGGCTATTGGTAAACCGGTCTGCAGGTATAAAGGGCAGGAAGCGGTCTTCAGACAAGTCATAGGCCCGGACAATAGCAGCCTTTAACTGATATTCAAACATTTTCCCGCCATGACCGAACCGGTAGGCCGCCTGCAGGTCCAGTCCCTTTAAAAAAGCGTTGGTCTGTAAATAGCTGAAAACAGGATAGGCACCGGTTACAGTCTGTTCAAAAGTACCCGCCGGGTTCAGGTAAATGTAATGCTGGATATACTGAAAGTATACGTTGGCGTTCAGTGAAAAATGATGGCCGTTTTTTTCAACCGTGGTGATCCATTTATAGCCATGCTCACTTTCTAATGTACTGTCACCGTATTCAATGGCGCTTACACTCTGGTGTAAACCATAGCTATACAACTCCTCGGCATTCGGGCTGCGCCAGGCCAGTCCCAGGTTCGATCGCAATTGCCATCGTTCATTTATTTTCCACAGGGCGCCGGTTATAAAAGAGATGTTCTGAAAGGTGCGGTCCCCTCCATAGTCATGATACCCTCCTCTCAACGTCAGTTTACCGTCATAGTAGGGCACATCTTTATTGGGCACCACATTTCCATTGTCATCATAATACAGGTACAGATACCGCCTGCCTGCAGCATTAAAGGACTGGTAGTCACCACGCAGGCCTGCTTCCAGCTGAAATCTGTCATTTAGCATCAGCCGCCCGATGCCATAGATACCTATCGAGTTCGCGCTATAATTAGGGATAACCGGATTAGACAGCGTAACCGTGTCATTATAGTTGCTCTGCGCCCTTAGATGAATCCCTGCGGTTGTATGCCATTTACCATTATAGACCTTCTGCCAGCTTCCTTCCAGTGTATTTGTCGTCAGCACCAAATCTGTAATGGGGATCGTCGCCCGTGTAGATCTTCTTTTATCAAACTCTTTGCGGAAGTCTTTTTGCAGGTTATATTTGATTTCCAGATGACTGCCATCATTTAAATCATACGCCAGGTTGGTTTTCAGAAGCTGGTGTGTGACCCTTTGATAGGGTGCCTTATAATCATAACTGAACATCCCCGGATCGAAAGGCCCCGTTGCATGTATCCGAGTATATAAATCTGCAGCACTGCCGATATCCGATCCGATAAAAATCCCGAGTGCAGTCTGGTATTGGCTAAAAAACACCTCCCCTTCTCCCCTTTTTATCTTATAACCCAATGCGGCAGAAAAATTCTTTTCCTCCAGGCCCGTGTTCTCCAGATAATAATCGGGCGCTTTAAAATTACCCAGCCGCTTATAAGAGCCTTGCAGCCGCCAGGCCAGTTGCGGGATCTGCTTAAAACTGCTGCCCACCCACAGGGAGCCTGACCCGCCTCTTCCATTGGCAACACCATTCACATTTACTTCCCCATGCAAGGCCGGATCTCCGAAAGGCAATGCCGGCGGATCTAACAGGATAACGCCTCCTAATGCTTCGGCTCCATAACGGACCGCATCTGCCCCTTTAATAACGGTAATGGAAGAAGCAATAGAAGGGTCTATCTCCGGAGCATGCTCTACGCCCCAGGCCTGCCCTTCTAACTTTACGCCGTTATTAATGACCAGTACCCGGTTGCCATAGAGCCCGTCCACGACGGGTTTCCCGATCGTAGCGCCTGTCTGTAATATATTTAGCCCCGGTATGGCCGTCAGGATTGTAGCCAGGCTGCCACCTCTGGACCGATCCAGCGCTTTATCCTTAAGGGATATTGCCGGCGCGATTTCATTATATGATTTTGTGAGGCGGTATCCCTGAACGGTAACAGCTTCCAGATCTGTTACCGACGGCAGCAGATAAACCGTGTCACTGAGCTGCCCGTTTTGAGGATATAAATGGATTTCCAGCGGCTCATATCCTGCACATGCAATATGTGCGTGGAATGACTTTAACGAGCTTCGAAAAATGGTAACCTTCCCTAAACTGTCCGCTCTCCATATTCTTTCATTAATCTTAACGGTGGCATTTGGCAAGGGCAAATGCGTGTGTTGATCTTTGATCAATATCGAAAATCGACTGGCATTGCTCTCAGCCTTCCCTGTTAATATATTTATCCATAAAATGCTTAACAAGCATAAAATCCGAACCGGGTACCTCATGATTTATATCTAAAATCTATTTTTGCAATAACGTTGCATTTTGGCAAATGTATCATATAATTTGCAACAATGTGTCATTTTTATAAAATTAATTTTCCGGACATTGTTGTCAGCAAGCCATTCGCGTTTCAAGATTTCTTTCATTTTGATTCCGGCAACATCGCTGCAACTCACGTACAAAGGGGTATATATACAGGATATGCTTTCCAGGGCCGGCGTAACCATGGGCAGCCTGCTACGTGGCGGGAACCTTTCAAAATATGTGCTGGCTGTCTGTGCCGACGGCTATCGGGTCGTCTATTCATTGGCAGAGCTGGACAGCTCTTTTGTCAGGGATCTACCCATTATAGCCTGTCTGATAGACGGCCAGGCGCTCAACAGTGCCAAAGGCCCTTTACGCGTCATTATGCCGGGCGATAAGAAACCGGCCCGTAATTGCTTTCAATTAAAAGAATTGATCGTCCGGTCTGCCTCAAATTAAAATGCGTCAGCAAAGATTCTTTGAAGGTTCGAACTTTAGTGTAAACGCAGGACACCAAGGTACAGTACGGTTGCCAGGTATCAATATAGCAGGCAAGGAATCTTTACTTCAACCAGGACCAGCGTTTGGCCCAGTCTTTTAAAAAGGCGTTTCTCCATTTTTGAACCGTCCTGGCGCCCTGGCTGTAGCCGCAAAAAAGATCCGGATCCGGCCGGTCTGTGAACCAGTGGTTTCCCAGCGCATAATTTTGCGGATCCCGCTTGCCGGGCCACTTATTACGGACAACAAAAGACCCTTTTCTATTCTGAAAGCCCGGTAGATCCGAGCGGATCTCATAGGCCAGTTTTTCAGCCTTTTTAGGTGAATACCTGATACCGTAAAGACCGGCTCCCAGATAATATCCAGGCCAGCTTTGCAGCCCGATTCCCGCATGGACATCCATTTTGAAGCAGGGTGAATCTTTGGCCAGATCGAGCACAGGCCCCTTCAATATTAATTCAATCACTGAATAGACAGGAACCGTATCCTGAACGGTCAGATCTCTGTCAAAGACACGGCGCGGACTCCGGGAAAAAGGAATATAGCTTCCACCCCAGCTTTCTTTTTCAGGATGATTCGGGTCACCGTCCATCATATATAACAAAGAGGGCGTATCGCCCATTTTAGGCTCCCCCTTATAATAGTTTTTAAAATCAGTTCCCAGAAACCCGTGGCCTTTAATCCAGTTATCATAATAACTGGCTTTCTTTAATTCAGCCGGCGCCTGGTCATCTGTAAACATACCGGTAAAAGTCGCATTACTCTCAATCAGCCAGAGATCCGGAAAGTTTCGTGCGATATACGCATAACTGTTCACGCACCATTTTTTATTAGGCCCACCGATAAAATACACCCGGATCCTGTCTTGAATCTCAGGTGCGTCATGCAAGGCCTGCGCCAGATCGTCCAGCCCACCCCATACGAGTATCCATAAAGGCTGCGGACTGGCTTTCTTTGCACAGTGTATGATCCATCTGGATCCTTCTGTGGGCGCAGCAAATCCCGCGTAAGGAGCTGCGCGCCGAACGCCTTGCTTACAGATGGATCTCAGATAACCGGGCGTAGGAAACCCTTTTGCATGGGCCCACAGCGCCGGCAGATCTTTGGCATACAGATCGATCATCCGAAGGATCTCTTCTTTGCTGCCATTTCCATAAGAGGGTGAGGACACCAGCCCTTCAAGGGCAAACTCGTTGCTGTACATCAACAGATGCGCCATGGACTGATTATCATCCGGATCTGTCCCACCGATATCTGTACTGATTAAAACCCTGGGGTTTACGGGAACCTTATTTTGCGCAACAGTTGCTTTGCGGGCAGTAAAACAAATCACAATAAGTACGATGCTCTTTTTCATTTTCCGGCTTTTGGAGATCCTGTATTGGTAAAAGTAGAAGTCTCTAAAGATACATGCGGCAGCCAGAAACAAAAAGAAAAGGGACAGGGGAAATCCGACCGGCGGCTATTTTGGATAATAAAGCAGTCAATTCAGGACAAAATATACAAAGCTACCCGGATAATGCATCACATCAGCCGGGTAGCTTTGTATTGATCGTATGGATGGTATTGCCCGCCCAGCTATGGGCTGCCCCGTTAATAGGTCAGCGTGATGCCTGCTCCCCAGCCCATATCACTGTCATAATGCGTAGACAGAGAGAAGAGCTTGGTCAATATATACTTACCTCCAAAGGAATATTCCCGATCGGAATTCACCATAAACATGGCCCTTAAACGCGGTGTGAGCGGAATATCCTCCCTGCTTAACTGTAACCTGAAATAACCATTATGGTCCACACTGCCGTCCAGTACCATCAGCCAGGGAAGTGTGTATTGCAGCCCCACGTGTAAGACCTTACGGTCATCCTTCGTATTTTTCTGACCAAACAGACTTTTTTCTTCCTTACTATGCTTCCTGTATCGCCAGTCGACGCCTATGTAGGGAAACAGCCATTGCATTTGATCCACATAGCGGCCAAAATGCGTTTCCACTTCATAACCGTCACTGCTGTTATACCCCAGCCGCCATTCTCCCTCAAATGACCATCTGGTATTGGCATACACCAGGCTTCCGTCGTTACCGTTAGTGGCAAAATCATTTTCCGCCTTCAGATGAAACATTCTGTCATCCATCTTCAGCATTTTATAGCCCATATCAGGATGCGGCATTTCCGGATTTTTCTCACTGTCCTGATAGGTAAAAATCCTGCCCATGCCACTCATCATGTGATAGAGAATATGGCAGTGGAAGAACCAGTCTCCGCTTTCCGATGCGCTGAATTCCAGGGTATCGGTTTCCATGGGCATGATGTCCACGACATTTTTCATGGGCGATCTGCTGCCATACTGGTTGAGCAGCCTGAAGTCATGTCCGTGCAAATGCATGGGATGGCGCATCATAGAGTTATTTTTCAGGATAATACGAATATTTTCTCCTTTTTTGATCCGTA containing:
- a CDS encoding NAD(P)/FAD-dependent oxidoreductase produces the protein MKLKSSEPFWLVKNGLLHTYPSLREDMETEVLIIGGGITGSLIAHQCMQEGYQTMVVDKREIASGSTSATTSMLQYEIDVPLYQLIDKIGQEGAVSSYQACYHAIDQLGQIAREVRSDSGFTKKDSLYFSAFKKDNAWLKKEFETRKKYGFPVEWLSAGDIQDSYHIQHTHGGILSKQGGSIDAFRLTHDILAHNHKKGMPVYDKTAISKVIYHPNKPKAITGYGNIIRAKTIIYCNGYESTEIIKDKFVNLLSTYAIVGERFQEHQNYFKDLLVWNTASPYIYMRLTDDNRLLIGGEDEPFKDTAERDSLLGLKQLKLEKQLNKILPALDYRTDFTWAGTFGETKDGLPYIGAHPNFPSTYFVLGFGGNGITFSVIGMEMVAAFLKKKKHPLAKYYRFRR
- a CDS encoding SufE family protein, whose product is MKIDNIQDKIIEEFEQFSDKKHRFPYFRKLIQVGNDLDPIPNDELDKEHEVKASKSNIWIKASLMEDKVYFTADSDNPISKGLVGLLLRVFSGNSPRDIINTHLYFLSEINMYERLNEDWLNDLQAIIQKIKLLTAKLQVLEIRRDNLASAV
- a CDS encoding TonB-dependent receptor, which produces MIKDQHTHLPLPNATVKINERIWRADSLGKVTIFRSSLKSFHAHIACAGYEPLEIHLYPQNGQLSDTVYLLPSVTDLEAVTVQGYRLTKSYNEIAPAISLKDKALDRSRGGSLATILTAIPGLNILQTGATIGKPVVDGLYGNRVLVINNGVKLEGQAWGVEHAPEIDPSIASSITVIKGADAVRYGAEALGGVILLDPPALPFGDPALHGEVNVNGVANGRGGSGSLWVGSSFKQIPQLAWRLQGSYKRLGNFKAPDYYLENTGLEEKNFSAALGYKIKRGEGEVFFSQYQTALGIFIGSDIGSAADLYTRIHATGPFDPGMFSYDYKAPYQRVTHQLLKTNLAYDLNDGSHLEIKYNLQKDFRKEFDKRRSTRATIPITDLVLTTNTLEGSWQKVYNGKWHTTAGIHLRAQSNYNDTVTLSNPVIPNYSANSIGIYGIGRLMLNDRFQLEAGLRGDYQSFNAAGRRYLYLYYDDNGNVVPNKDVPYYDGKLTLRGGYHDYGGDRTFQNISFITGALWKINERWQLRSNLGLAWRSPNAEELYSYGLHQSVSAIEYGDSTLESEHGYKWITTVEKNGHHFSLNANVYFQYIQHYIYLNPAGTFEQTVTGAYPVFSYLQTNAFLKGLDLQAAYRFGHGGKMFEYQLKAAIVRAYDLSEDRFLPFIPADRFTNSLQWNLPAVGHWIDNYLQGSYQYVARQNRYEPESDFLKPPDAYGLFGITAGTKWLIGTGDKSLALDISVQNLLNTSYRDYMNRFRYYADDIGRNVQLHATFRF
- a CDS encoding molybdopterin-dependent oxidoreductase, with the translated sequence MLSASHSRFKISFILIPATSLQLTYKGVYIQDMLSRAGVTMGSLLRGGNLSKYVLAVCADGYRVVYSLAELDSSFVRDLPIIACLIDGQALNSAKGPLRVIMPGDKKPARNCFQLKELIVRSASN
- a CDS encoding nucleoside hydrolase-like domain-containing protein, translated to MKKSIVLIVICFTARKATVAQNKVPVNPRVLISTDIGGTDPDDNQSMAHLLMYSNEFALEGLVSSPSYGNGSKEEILRMIDLYAKDLPALWAHAKGFPTPGYLRSICKQGVRRAAPYAGFAAPTEGSRWIIHCAKKASPQPLWILVWGGLDDLAQALHDAPEIQDRIRVYFIGGPNKKWCVNSYAYIARNFPDLWLIESNATFTGMFTDDQAPAELKKASYYDNWIKGHGFLGTDFKNYYKGEPKMGDTPSLLYMMDGDPNHPEKESWGGSYIPFSRSPRRVFDRDLTVQDTVPVYSVIELILKGPVLDLAKDSPCFKMDVHAGIGLQSWPGYYLGAGLYGIRYSPKKAEKLAYEIRSDLPGFQNRKGSFVVRNKWPGKRDPQNYALGNHWFTDRPDPDLFCGYSQGARTVQKWRNAFLKDWAKRWSWLK